One genomic window of Carassius auratus strain Wakin chromosome 14, ASM336829v1, whole genome shotgun sequence includes the following:
- the LOC113113767 gene encoding tubulin beta-4B chain-like: MREIVHLQAGQCGNQIGAKFWEVISDEHGIDPTGSYHGDSDLQLDRINVYYNEASGGKYVPRAVLVDLEPGTMDSVRSGPFGQIFRPDNFVFGQSGAGNNWAKGHYTEGAELVDSVLDVVRKEAESCDCLQGFQLTHSLGGGTGSGMGTLLISKIREEYPDRIMNTFSVVPSPKVSDTVVEPYNATLSVHQLVENTDETYCIDNEALYDICFRTLKLTTPTYGDLNHLVSATMSGVTTCLRFPGQLNADLRKLAVNMVPFPRLHFFMPGFAPLTSRGSQQYRALTVPELTQQMFDAKNMMAACDPRHGRYLTVAAVFRGRMSMKEVDEQMLNVQNKNSSYFVEWIPNNVKTAVCDIPPRGLKMAATFIGNSTAIQELFKRISEQFTAMFRRKAFLHWYTGEGMDEMEFTEAESNMNDLVSEYQQYQDATAEEEGEFEEEGEEELA, translated from the exons ATGAGGGAGATTGTGCATTTACAGGCTGGACAGTGCGGCAACCAGATTGGTGCTAAG TTCTGGGAAGTCATTAGTGACGAGCATGGAATTGACCCGACAGGCAGTTACCATGGCGACAGTGACCTTCAGCTGGAcagaattaatgtttattataatgaAGCCTCAG GTGGAAAGTATGTTCCACGTGCTGTTCTGGTGGATTTGGAGCCTGGTACAATGGACTCCGTGAGGTCCGGTCCATTTGGTCAGATCTTCAGACCAGATAATTTCGTTTTCG gCCAGAGTGGTGCTGGAAACAACTGGGCTAAGGGCCACTACACTGAAGGAGCGGAGCTGGTTGACTCTGTTTTGGACGTGGTTCGGAAAGAGGCGGAGAGCTGTGACTGTCTGCAGGGCTTCCAGCTCACTCACTCTTTGGGTGGAGGAACGGGGTCCGGTATGGGCACCCTCCTCATTAGCAAAATCCGTGAGGAGTATCCTGACCGTATCATGAACACCTTCAGCGTTGTGCCCTCTCCTAAAGTCTCCGACACTGTGGTCGAGCCCTACAACGCCACACTGTCTGTCCAtcagttggtggaaaacacagaTGAAACCTACTGCATTGACAACGAAGCCCTTTACGACATCTGCTTCCGCACTCTCAAACTCACAACACCCACATACGGTGACCTCAACCACCTGGTCTCTGCCACCATGAGCGGGGTCACCACCTGCTTGAGGTTCCCCGGCCAGTTGAACGCCGATCTCCGAAAACTGGCAGTGAACATGGTGCCCTTCCCTCGTCTGCACTTCTTCATGCCCGGCTTTGCTCCTCTGACCAGCAGGGGCAGCCAGCAGTACCGCGCACTGACCGTTCCCGAACTCACCCAACAGATGTTCGACGCAAAGAACATGATGGCCGCCTGCGACCCTCGTCACGGCCGCTACCTGACCGTTGCCGCCGTCTTCCGTGGCCGCATGTCCATGAAGGAGGTGGACGAGCAGATGCTCAATGTTCAGAACAAGAATAGCAGCTACTTCGTTGAATGGATCCCCAACAACGTGAAGACTGCCGTCTGCGACATCCCGCCCCGTGGGCTCAAAATGGCCGCCACCTTCATTGGCAACAGCACCGCTATCCAGGAGCTGTTCAAGAGGATCTCCGAGCAGTTCACGGCCATGTTCAGGCGCAAGGCTTTCCTGCATTGGTACACAGGAGAGGGCATGGACGAGATGGAGTTCACGGAGGCTGAGAGCAACATGAACGACCTGGTGTCCGAATACCAACAGTACCAGGACGCCACCGCTGAGGAGGAAGGGGAGTTCGAGGAGGAGGGCGAAGAAGAGCTTGCATAA
- the aup1 gene encoding ancient ubiquitous protein 1 isoform X1, giving the protein METRGIEQMFDFQRLPNDRFILLLLLLYSPVGVCLMLLRIFIGVHVFLVSCALPDSIVRRFIVRIMCSVLGLHVQQNSPRLRDKTARLYICNHVTHFDHNIINLLTSCNTPLLEGPVGFLCWARGFMELGQGVQSRAELTETLRRYCSSPAALPLLLFPEEDTTNGRNGLLKFSSWPFAVSDTIQPVALLVKRPFIAVNIPESSWLTEMLWTFFVPFTVYHVRWLPLLTKEDGESHQEFAIKVQELLATELGVISTQITKADKAEHIKRKRHTAAQTAHSSKNGFNDLGARPRTVAQGFLGTNAGAEDIRVARMAQQVKEVLPDVPLSVITRDLLQTNCVDTTITNLLENTDQFTSEVAMGTPSGPAKQAASSTPSVTASTPNLKPAASSFGRSPIDRHMSLHERKEALYEYARRRYIEKHGLNKQDDL; this is encoded by the exons ATGGAAACGCGGGGGATTGAGCAGATGTTCGACTTCCAGCG GTTACCAAATGATCGCTTCATcctgctgttgttgttgctgtactCCCCTGTTGGCGTATGTTTGATGCTACTGCGAATATTTATTGGTGTCCATGTGTTTCTAGTGAGTTGTGCACTGCCTGATAGTATTGTCAGAAG GTTCATAGTAAGAATAATGTGTTCAGTGTTGGGTCTGCATGTCCAGCAGAACAGTCCACGCTTACGGGACAAAACCGCCCGACTTTACATCTGCAATCACGTTACACATTTTGACCACAATATTATCAACCTTCTTACCTCCTGTAACACG CCATTGCTGGAGGGCCCTGTGGGGTTCCTGTGCTGGGCGAGGGGTTTTATGGAGCTGGGTCAAGGTGTCCAGAGCAGGGCGGAGCTGACGGAGACCCTCCGCAGGTATTGCTCATCTCCTGCCGCTTTACCCCTCCTGCTTTTTCCAGAAGAGGACACCACCAACGGCCGAAATGGCCTCCTCAAGTTCAG CTCTTGGCCATTCGCTGTGTCTGACACCATCCAGCCTGTGGCATTGCTGGTGAAGAGGCCTTTCATAGCTGTG aacatacCAGAATCCTCATGGCTGACAGAGATGCTTTGGACCTTTTTTGTACCGTTCACAGTGTACCATGTAAG ATGGCTACCACTACTGACTAAAGAAGATGGTGAATCCCATCAAGAATTTGCCATCAAAGTACAAGAG CTGCTGGCCACCGAGCTGGGCGTGATCTCCACACAGATCACTAAAGCAGACAAAGCAGAGCACATCAAAAGGAAAAGACACACTGCCGCTCAGACTGCACATTCAAGTAAGAACGGATTCAATG ATTTGGGAGCCAGACCTCGCACAGTGGCACAGGGTTTCCTGGGCACAAATGCAGGAGCTGAAGACATACGAGTAGCACGTATGGCGCAGCAGGTGAAAGAGGTGCTGCCTGACGTCCCGTTATCGGTCATCACCAGAGACTTGT TGCAGACCAATTGTGTGGACACAACCATAACCAACCTGCTGGAGAATACTGACCAGTTCACCTCGGAGGTGGCTATGGGCACACCTTCAGGTCCAGCTAAACAAGCAGCTTCTTCCACTCCGTCTGTAACAGCATCCACACCCAATTTAAAG CCAGCTGCCAGTTCTTTTGGAAGATCACCCATAGACAGACACATGTCTCTACATGAAAGAAAAGAAGCCTTATATGAATATGCAAGAAG ACGATACATTGAAAAACATGGACTGAACAAACAGGACGATCTATGA
- the aup1 gene encoding ancient ubiquitous protein 1 isoform X2: METRGIEQMFDFQRLPNDRFILLLLLLYSPVGVCLMLLRIFIGVHVFLVSCALPDSIVRRFIVRIMCSVLGLHVQQNSPRLRDKTARLYICNHVTHFDHNIINLLTSCNTPLLEGPVGFLCWARGFMELGQGVQSRAELTETLRRYCSSPAALPLLLFPEEDTTNGRNGLLKFSSWPFAVSDTIQPVALLVKRPFIAVNIPESSWLTEMLWTFFVPFTVYHVRWLPLLTKEDGESHQEFAIKVQELLATELGVISTQITKADKAEHIKRKRHTAAQTAHSNLGARPRTVAQGFLGTNAGAEDIRVARMAQQVKEVLPDVPLSVITRDLLQTNCVDTTITNLLENTDQFTSEVAMGTPSGPAKQAASSTPSVTASTPNLKPAASSFGRSPIDRHMSLHERKEALYEYARRRYIEKHGLNKQDDL; encoded by the exons ATGGAAACGCGGGGGATTGAGCAGATGTTCGACTTCCAGCG GTTACCAAATGATCGCTTCATcctgctgttgttgttgctgtactCCCCTGTTGGCGTATGTTTGATGCTACTGCGAATATTTATTGGTGTCCATGTGTTTCTAGTGAGTTGTGCACTGCCTGATAGTATTGTCAGAAG GTTCATAGTAAGAATAATGTGTTCAGTGTTGGGTCTGCATGTCCAGCAGAACAGTCCACGCTTACGGGACAAAACCGCCCGACTTTACATCTGCAATCACGTTACACATTTTGACCACAATATTATCAACCTTCTTACCTCCTGTAACACG CCATTGCTGGAGGGCCCTGTGGGGTTCCTGTGCTGGGCGAGGGGTTTTATGGAGCTGGGTCAAGGTGTCCAGAGCAGGGCGGAGCTGACGGAGACCCTCCGCAGGTATTGCTCATCTCCTGCCGCTTTACCCCTCCTGCTTTTTCCAGAAGAGGACACCACCAACGGCCGAAATGGCCTCCTCAAGTTCAG CTCTTGGCCATTCGCTGTGTCTGACACCATCCAGCCTGTGGCATTGCTGGTGAAGAGGCCTTTCATAGCTGTG aacatacCAGAATCCTCATGGCTGACAGAGATGCTTTGGACCTTTTTTGTACCGTTCACAGTGTACCATGTAAG ATGGCTACCACTACTGACTAAAGAAGATGGTGAATCCCATCAAGAATTTGCCATCAAAGTACAAGAG CTGCTGGCCACCGAGCTGGGCGTGATCTCCACACAGATCACTAAAGCAGACAAAGCAGAGCACATCAAAAGGAAAAGACACACTGCCGCTCAGACTGCACATTCAA ATTTGGGAGCCAGACCTCGCACAGTGGCACAGGGTTTCCTGGGCACAAATGCAGGAGCTGAAGACATACGAGTAGCACGTATGGCGCAGCAGGTGAAAGAGGTGCTGCCTGACGTCCCGTTATCGGTCATCACCAGAGACTTGT TGCAGACCAATTGTGTGGACACAACCATAACCAACCTGCTGGAGAATACTGACCAGTTCACCTCGGAGGTGGCTATGGGCACACCTTCAGGTCCAGCTAAACAAGCAGCTTCTTCCACTCCGTCTGTAACAGCATCCACACCCAATTTAAAG CCAGCTGCCAGTTCTTTTGGAAGATCACCCATAGACAGACACATGTCTCTACATGAAAGAAAAGAAGCCTTATATGAATATGCAAGAAG ACGATACATTGAAAAACATGGACTGAACAAACAGGACGATCTATGA